In the genome of Plasmodium chabaudi chabaudi strain AS genome assembly, chromosome: 6, one region contains:
- a CDS encoding CIR protein, with product MSEELCKQIDQIEEYITFDSESQNYTLSDGILKAYCTNQKCDSDDLKLGSAFMALLENFNSNDGEDPESDKLYQYAILWLSYKIKQNPKIEFIRTTIDDILKKNEWYNELNIPADDKKNMIRFHYIYFTNLYNFLKGICETINKCKSSSSNDECIESAKKCGELYRSCLIAFPWKEICNPYCNVLTNLKNDYDKIRKKYSNLPELELKEGLLECNEECSKKAATRPNSLPGLPVIPTSINNGNKLPYIAVPLVLIPIILGISYKYLTHGRRKKLNAKKKVKAIINLCDEKKA from the exons ATGTCTGAGGAATtg TGTAAACAAATTGATCAGATTGAGGAATATATTACCTTTGATTCAGAATCTCAAAACTATACGTTAAGCGATGGCATACTCAAAGCTTATTGTACTAATCAAAAATGTGATAGTGATGATTTAAAACTTGGCTCTGCTTTTATGGCATTGctagaaaattttaatagcAATGATGGTGAAGATCCAGAGAGTGATAAACTTTATCAATACGCTATTTTATGGCTtagttataaaattaagcAAAATCCGAAGATAGAGTTTATAAGAACTACTATTGATGAcatacttaaaaaaaatgagtGGTATAATGAACTTAATATACCCGCAgatgacaaaaaaaatatgataagatttcattatatatactttacCAATCTTTATAATTTCCTTAAAGGAATATGTGAaacaattaataaatgtaaaagCTCTTCAAGCAACGATGAATGCATAGAATCTGCTAAAAAATGTGGTGAATTGTATCGTTCATGTCTGATTGCTTTTCCCTGGAAAGAGATTTGTAATCCATATTGTAATGTATtgacaaatttaaaaaatgattatgataaaattagaaaaaaatacagtAACCTTCCAGAATTGGAGCTCAAAGAAGGATTATTAGAATGTAATGAGGAGTGTTCAAAAAAAGCTGCAACCCGCCCAAATAGTTTACCAGGTCTACCAGTAATACCCAcaagtataaataatggaaataaacTACCCTACATCGCAGTTCCATTAGTTTTAATACCCATTATTTTAGGAATTTCATATAAG tATTTAACACATGGTCGGCGAAAAAAGCtgaatgcaaaaaaaaaggtgaaagcaattataaatttgtgtGACGAAAAGAAAGCCTAA
- a CDS encoding CIR protein has product MSKELCDAIDFTDKNVVFDQKSKNYTFKDDIFKVFCSLGGKGGKGQCNSAQKLSSGFMGLLEYFKSIEDENLDGDKLAQYAILWFSYKISQNPKIEIAKNTMYDVLTQNEWFNEHSESIEKIKDMMNFHFIHLKNLYEFLKGICETINKCNGSSNTNECIESAKKCADSYRTCLNSFPWGELCNPYCSVLSNLKKDYEKFRKNHNNLPKLEPPKGRENCENYCKSLTQILNAEKSAIEQAKQITTHNIGLLGQLRILTGINNGNKLLYIAIPFILIPIILGISYKYLTPVWRKMMKRKTMKKIINSSDQKKAQNGFTNAFIEKNQSE; this is encoded by the exons ATGTCTAAGGAATtg TGTGATGCAATTGATTTTactgataaaaatgttgtCTTCGATCAAAAATCTAAAAACTATACGTTTAAAGATGATATATTCAAAGTTTTTTGTTCTCTCGGTGGAAAGGGGGGAAAAGGACAATGTAATAGTGCCCAAAAACTTAGCTCTGGCTTTATGGGATTGCtagaatattttaagagtattgaagatgaaaatttaGATGGTGATAAACTTGCTCAGTACGCTATTTTATGGTTTAGTTATAAAATTAGCCAAAATCCGAAGATAGAAATTGCAAAAAATACTATGTATGACGTACTTACACAGAATGAATGGTTTAATGAACATAGTGAATccatagaaaaaataaaagatatgatgaattttcattttatacaTTTGAAGAATCTTTATGAGTTCCTTAAAGGAATATGTGAaacaattaataaatgtaatGGCTCTTCAAACACCAATGAATGCATAGAAAGTGCTAAGAAATGTGCTGATTCGTATCGTACATGTCTGAATAGTTTTCCATGGGGAGAGCTTTGTAATCCATATTGTAGTGTATTgtcaaatttaaaaaaagattatgaaaaatttagaaaaaatcataataatCTTCCAAAATTGGAGCCACCAAAAGGAAGAGAAAATTGTGAGAATTATTGCAAATCTTTAACACAAATATTGAATGCTGAGAAATCGGCAATTGAACAAGCAAAACAAATTACAACCCACAATATTGGTTTACTAGGTCAACTAAGAATCCTCACAGgtataaataatggaaataagCTACTCTATATTGCAattccatttattttaatacccATTATTTTAGGAATTTCATATAAG tATTTAACGCCCGTATGGcgaaaaatgatgaaaagaaaaaccATGAAAAAGATTATAAATTCGAGTGATCAAAAGAAAGCCCAAAATGGCTTTACAAATGCATTCATCGAAAAGAACCAATcggaataa